The Candidatus Paceibacterota bacterium nucleotide sequence CATATGAGCTAAGTTATGTTGTCGTATTCGACTTTTTTCTAATAATTTTATATCTACATTCTACTCCAATTTCAATAAACTAAAAACAATTTATACCCAGAATTAACACATGAGAATAAAAAAAGGCGGCTGTGAAGATAGCCGCCGAATCAGCCCTCACTTATTACTTTTTTTAGATATTATTTTGGAAAAAAAATTTATCTCCAATTTTTAGGTGATTTTTTTCACTTTCCCCTGCCAAGATTTCAACTACATACTTTGAGGGCGCCTGTGGATAAAAGATTTGGGGATATGTGGAGGTGGAAACATCAGCTGCAATGGTGACAATCGAGCCCCGGTCGTCGAGCCAGAGAATGTCGATTGAAAAAAGCATGTCCTTCATCCAAAAACCATATTGATCTGGATGATCAAAGACAAAAAGCATACCCTGGCCTGGGGAGAGTGCAACTCTCCCCCCCAATCCTTTTTGGCGTAGGGCATCCGTATCAGCAACATCAAAAGTAAACCCCAAAGAATCAATATGGGCTTGTATTGTAGAGACGGATTGAGTTTCTGGCTTTTTACCTGTTTTGTCCTTTAGGCCCACATAAAAGACAGCAGCTGCCGCGCTGACCAATATAAAAAAAATAATTAAATATCTT carries:
- a CDS encoding DUF192 domain-containing protein, translating into MSFRRYLIIFFILVSAAAAVFYVGLKDKTGKKPETQSVSTIQAHIDSLGFTFDVADTDALRQKGLGGRVALSPGQGMLFVFDHPDQYGFWMKDMLFSIDILWLDDRGSIVTIAADVSTSTYPQIFYPQAPSKYVVEILAGESEKNHLKIGDKFFFQNNI